GATACAGTCTACAGATGACACCTTTTTCTCGAGAAAAATCTTAAACAAACACAAGTCAAAGAATTTCTACTCACAGCTAAGCTAATCCCGTTCACAACTTGGTCTTGAACGGCACATAGTTCTTGAGCGACTGGGTGATCCCCTGGATGGACGCGACGGTGACGGCCACGGTTACCGCGAAGCACGCGAAGCTGAGGGTCTGCAGAGCCACCCACTTCCCGGAGTACTTCTTCATCTTGCTCTGCGAGATGTACATCTCCACGGGGAAGTAGACGGTGAGCGGCCAGAAGCCGAGCGCGCCGAGCAGGCCGAGGATGTCGTTGAAGAATGGCAGCGAGATGGCGAGCACCGTGCTCACGATCACGAACGCCGTCCTCCACACCAGCCGGAACATGTTGAGGCTGAACTTGCCCGAGAAGGGGTGGTACTGCCGGACGACGAACTCCGAGTCgggccaccgccccgccgcccagcTCTCCACGGCGGCGTAGATGGGCTGGCAGTAGACCTGGTAGGCGCCGACGAGGTGCACCACGATGCAGACGTTGGCGAAGTCGATGAGCCAGTAGGGCTCGTAGAAGCCGAAGCCGGTGAGCATGTTCCCCGGCGCGTCGTTGCCGAAGGCCGAGTAGCCGAGGCAGCCGCAGAGCATGTAGAAGGCCGTGGTGGTGGAGACCCCCATCAGGTTCGCCTTCCTCATCGTCTTGTTCTCCGCCGGTGGCGCCTTCACCGTGTCCTGCAGCATCAGTTTCCACATAGATAGACGCCATTAGTGACCGTAACTTATGGGTGCAAACGTGTATGTAATATGCACTGAATCTTGTGACATTCATACCTGGATTTCTATAAGAACCATGGAGTATGAGTAGGCGAATGCGATGTTGCCGAGCGCTTGCAATGTCAGCCATATCTTCTGGGCCGAAGTGACGTCGACCCCAATTTGAGTGCCACCGATGGTTGTCTTGCCCGTAGGACCTGCCAATTGCCAATTAGATCGAACATGCAGACA
The sequence above is drawn from the Triticum aestivum cultivar Chinese Spring chromosome 7A, IWGSC CS RefSeq v2.1, whole genome shotgun sequence genome and encodes:
- the LOC123150085 gene encoding amino acid permease 8 codes for the protein MARVGGGDVEIGGLPAPAGDPRRRVVAADDSLDDDGKPRRTGTVWTASAHVITAVIGSGVLSLPWSVAQLGWVAGPVTLLLFAIITYYTSVLLGDCYRSEDAVTGKRNYTYMEAVGSLLGKGQVWFCGLCQYVNLIGTAIGYTITASISAAALYKANCFHSKGHSADCGVYTTMYMVVFGISQIVFSQLPNLHEMAWLSILAAVMSFSYATIGVGLSLAQTITGPTGKTTIGGTQIGVDVTSAQKIWLTLQALGNIAFAYSYSMVLIEIQDTVKAPPAENKTMRKANLMGVSTTTAFYMLCGCLGYSAFGNDAPGNMLTGFGFYEPYWLIDFANVCIVVHLVGAYQVYCQPIYAAVESWAAGRWPDSEFVVRQYHPFSGKFSLNMFRLVWRTAFVIVSTVLAISLPFFNDILGLLGALGFWPLTVYFPVEMYISQSKMKKYSGKWVALQTLSFACFAVTVAVTVASIQGITQSLKNYVPFKTKL